The following proteins are encoded in a genomic region of Hymenobacter siberiensis:
- a CDS encoding Ppx/GppA phosphatase family protein: MNFPLRKLAAIDIGSNAVRCQISAVLFYEGRYRLKRVEYVRFPMRLGEDVFATGEISPAKEEKFVKFLHSLRLLMEVHDVAHYLVCATSAMRSATNGAAIAARVHRELGMEIKVIDGQDEAFYINRVIEHVLEDKRHYLHIDVGGGSTEFNIYHDRRKVAAQSFEIGSIRRMQQEESGEAGTEAQAELWARMEAWVRHNARQYHVTRAIGTGGNINKIYSLTSSAPDKHITRRGIEATLTRLSGLTMTERVNVAMLNPDRADVIIPAGHIYLSAMQWANVTTMVVPDIGLKDGMLQALFEEFFDEMNPEGGHPAVLPIPDVRNQPAERE, encoded by the coding sequence ATGAATTTCCCCCTTCGCAAGCTCGCCGCCATTGATATTGGGTCCAACGCTGTTCGTTGTCAGATATCGGCCGTGCTGTTTTACGAAGGGCGCTACCGCCTCAAGCGCGTTGAGTACGTGCGCTTTCCCATGCGCCTGGGCGAAGACGTATTCGCCACCGGCGAGATTTCGCCGGCCAAGGAGGAGAAATTCGTCAAGTTTCTGCACTCGCTACGCCTCCTGATGGAAGTGCACGACGTGGCCCACTACTTGGTGTGCGCCACCTCGGCCATGCGCTCGGCCACCAACGGCGCGGCTATCGCCGCCCGCGTGCACCGGGAGTTGGGCATGGAAATCAAGGTAATCGACGGCCAGGACGAAGCCTTTTACATCAACCGCGTCATTGAGCATGTGCTGGAAGACAAGCGCCACTACCTGCACATCGACGTAGGCGGCGGCAGCACTGAATTCAACATCTACCACGACCGCCGCAAGGTGGCCGCGCAGTCGTTCGAAATCGGCTCCATCCGCCGCATGCAGCAGGAGGAAAGCGGCGAGGCTGGCACCGAAGCCCAGGCCGAGCTCTGGGCCCGCATGGAAGCCTGGGTACGCCACAATGCCCGCCAGTACCACGTTACCCGCGCCATCGGCACGGGCGGCAACATCAATAAAATCTACAGCCTCACCTCTTCGGCTCCCGATAAGCACATCACCCGCCGCGGCATTGAGGCCACGCTCACCCGCCTCTCGGGCCTGACCATGACCGAGCGCGTGAACGTGGCCATGCTCAACCCCGACCGCGCCGACGTTATCATTCCCGCCGGCCACATCTACCTCTCCGCCATGCAGTGGGCCAACGTCACCACCATGGTCGTGCCCGACATCGGCCTGAAAGACGGCATGCTACAAGCCCTATTTGAAGAATTCTTCGACGAGATGAACCCCGAAGGCGGCCACCCCGCCGTGCTCCCCATCCCCGATGTACGGAATCAGCCCGCCGAAAGGGAGTGA